One Lycium barbarum isolate Lr01 chromosome 5, ASM1917538v2, whole genome shotgun sequence genomic window carries:
- the LOC132640154 gene encoding SAC3 family protein A isoform X4 codes for MIMTNKLRRLQGMFKMDSMLQLVLLHQVPVPQMYSRITVAMAPIKVLILMDTTTPDMLLTIMAINNNLINLILSHQEHIKIQTSGGYASGAYNNQTNAWHEGQYAAYTCHQYPSYSSDSNAAYSSTTAPAASQYQQHYKQWADYYNHTQNDVTCAPGTENISVSNVSSLSCPVPAGYSVPGVQARASHAYPASGVQGPASHAPSDKPESGLSALSAVQSPSVGGNVHDSYWKQWAPSFQNQQPDPVQSYGQKPLDITPSHGNLSTQQSSSCPQGPNTQYQASYQMPYSYQSSLPTVQQTVTSADMSSASKLQIPTNPRITSTMTMGLPKLDMQSSTTNAAAKPAYVSVSLPKTIEKVSSHAGDNALKPDTFPKSLCGYVERALARCKDDAQMVASQAVMKEIITKATADGTLHTRDWDTTPLFPIPSVDADKKERVLFSAPVSSSPKSKRSPSRRYKSRWEPLVEEKPTVQPASVTPDASKYGSWNRQFSGGKSDNKVNSASNVKFSLPQRKTPKTDVFRPAKRQCVGDGVDGADNGEASSDSDKERSQSASKSAGVAAADTPEERKRRENRSKRFERGHGSRVASSNNQSRNGGAGNVYARRATALVLSRNTEENGDYAVEDIDWDALTVKGTCQEIEKRYLRLTSAPDPATVRPEEVLEKALNMVQSSPKNYLYKCDQLKSIRQDLTVQRIRNELTVKVYETHGRLAIEVGDLSEYNQFWYMQCHAQLKTLYAEGIKGCDMEFAAYNLLCVLLHSSNNRDLLLALSRLPAEARRSDAVKHALSVRAAVSSGNYVAYFRLYKTAPNLNTYLMDLYADKMRYAAVRCMSRSNRPTVPVTYIAQVLGFTSVLSTAEESEDTDGVEDCVEWLKAHGACLTPDNSGEMQFDAKASVSTLYMPEPEDAVSHGDASLAVNDFLTRNLV; via the exons ATGATCATGACCAACAAGCTGCGCCGCCTTCAGGGAATGTTCAAGATGGATTCAATGTTGCAACTAGTGCTACTACACCAAGTTCCGGTGCCACAAATGTACAGCAGGATTACAGTGGCTATGGCACCTATCAAAGTACTGATCCTTATGGATACAACAACCCCGGATATGCTGCTTACTATAATGGCTATCAACAACAACCTAATCAATCTTATTCTCAGCCATCAGGAGCATATCAAAATACAG ACATCTGGAGGTTACGCAAGTGGTGCTTACAATAACCAGACGAACGCGTGGCATGAAGGCCAATATGCGGCATACACTTGCCATCAGTATCCAAGCTACAGTTCTGATTCGAATGCCGCATACAGTTCTACCACAGCTCCTGCAGCTTCACAGTATCAGCAACATTACAAGCAATGGGCCGACTATTACAACCATACACAAAATGATGTCACCTGTGCTCCTGGAACAGAAAATATTTCTGTTTCTAATGTATCCAGTCTGAGTTGCCCTGTTCCTGCTGGATACTCAGTGCCAGGTGTCCAAGCCCGAGCATCTCATGCGTATCCAGCGTCAGGTGTCCAAGGCCCGGCATCTCATGCTCCATCTGACAAGCCAGAATCTGGTTTGTCCGCATTGTCTGCGGTGCAG TCTCCTTCTGTAGGTGGAAATGTTCATGATAGTTACTGGAAACAGTGGGCTCCCTCTTTCCAAAATCAGCAGCCTGATCCAGTACAGTCTTATGGTCAAAAGCCTTTAGACATAACCCCTTCTCATGGAAACCTTTCTACTCAACAAAGTTCTTCATGCCCCCAAGGACCAAACACACAATATCAAGCCTCTTATCAGATGCCCTATAGTTATCAGTCATCCTTGCCCACCGTGCAGCAAACTGTTACATCAGCAGACATGAGCAGTGCAAGCAAATTACAGATTCCCACAAACCCTAGAATAACTTCAACCATGACCATGGGATTACCGAAGCTGGATATGCAAAGCTCTACAACTAATGCAGCGGCAAAACCTGCATATGTCAGCGTTTCCTTACCAAAAACTATTGAAAAAGTATCATCTCATGCTGGTGATAATGCTCTCAAG CCTGATACTTTTCCAAAATCACTTTGTGGTTATGTTGAAAGGGCTTTAGCTCGTTGCAAGGATGATGCTCAAATGGTGGCATCCCAAGCTGTCATGAAGGAG ATTATCACAAAGGCAACTGCTGATGGTACACTTCATACGAGAGACTGGGACACCACACCTCTGTTCCCCATTCCCAGTGTGGATGCAGATAAGAAGGA AAGAGTATTATTCTCAGCTCCAGTTTCTTCATCTCCAAAAAGTAAAAGAAGTCCGAGCAGGCGATACAAAAGTAGGTGGGAGCCTTTAGTAGAGGAGAAACCAACTGTCCAACCTGCATCAGTCACTCCTGATGCTTCTAAGTATGGGAGCTGGAACAGACag TTTTCAGGTGGAAAGTCAGATAACAAGGTGAATAGTGCGAGTAATGTGAAATTCTCTTTACCACAGCGGAAAACCCCCAAAACTGATGTCTTTAGGCCAGCTAAGAGGCAGTGTGTTGGTGATGGAGTGGATGGGGCAGATAATGGTGAAGCATCCAGTGATAGTGATAAGGAACGAAGTCAATCAGCCTCTAAATCTGCTGGAGTAGCAGCAGCAGATACACCAGAGGAGAGAAAGAGACGTGAAAATCGATCAAAGCGTTTTGAAAGAGGGCATGGAAGTCGAGTAGCAAGTAGTAATAATCAATCTAGAAATGGCGGAGCTGGAAATGTGTATGCAAGAAGGGCTACTGCCTTGGTGCTTAGCAGAAACACTGAGGAAAATGGTGACTATGCTGTTGAAGATATCGACTGGGATGCTCTTACTGTCAAAGGAACCTGTCAGGAAATTGAGAAACGCTACTTGCGTCTTACTTCTGCACCTGACCCTGCAACG GTAAGACCAGAAGAAGTATTGGAAAAAGCGTTAAACATGGTTCAAAGTTCTCCGAAAAACTACCTTTACAAATGTGATCAGTTAAAATCAATACGGCAAGATCTTACGGTCCAACGCATACGCAACGAGTTGACAGTCAAG GTGTATGAAACACATGGTCGGTTGGCAATAGAAGTTGGGGACTTATCGGAGTATAATCAG TTCTGGTATATGCAGTGTCATGCACAGCTAAAAACGCTTTATGCAGAAGGAATCAAGGGATGCGATATGGAATTTGCTGCATATAATCTACTCTGTGTGCTTTTGCACTCTAGTAACAACAGAGATCTGCTATTAGCGTTGTCTAG ATTACCAGCAGAGGCAAGACGGAGCGATGCCGTTAAACATGCTCTATCCGTTCGAGCAGCTGTGTCCTCTGGAAACTATGTTGCCTATTTCAGATTATACAAGACAGCTCCTAATCTTAACACGTATCTTATGG ATCTATATGCTGATAAAATGCGATATGCCGCTGTTAGATGTATGTCTCGTTCAAATCGGCCTACTGTTCCGGTTACCTACATTGCCCAAGTTCTAGGCTTCACAAGTGTCTTATCGACAGCTGAAGAAAGTGAGGACACAGATGGGGTGGAGGATTGTGTGGAATGGCTGAAAGCCCATGGGGCATGCCTCACTCCAGATAATTCTGGAGAGATGCAGTTTGATGCAAAG GCATCTGTGTCAACTCTCTACATGCCAGAACCTGAAGATGCAGTGTCACATGGAGATGCCAGTCTCGCAGTTAATGATTTTTTGACACGAAATCTTGTATAG